A genomic stretch from Phocoena phocoena chromosome 9, mPhoPho1.1, whole genome shotgun sequence includes:
- the SOSTDC1 gene encoding sclerostin domain-containing protein 1, translating to MLPPAIHFYLIPLACILMKSCLAFKNDATEILYSHVVKPVPAQPSNNSTMNQARNGGRHFSDTGLDRNTRVQVGCRELRSTKYISDGQCTSISPLKELVCTGECLPLPVLPNWIGGGYGTKYWSRRSSQEWRCVNDKTRTQRIQLQCQDGSTRTYKITVVTACKCKRYTRQHNESSHNFESMSPAKPAQHHRERKRASKSSKHSMS from the exons ATGCTTCCTCCTGCCATTCATTTCTATCTCATTCCCCTTGCATGCATCCTAATGAAAAGctgtttggcttttaaaaatgatgcCACAGAAATCCTTTATTCACATGTGGTTAAACCTGTTCCAGCACAGCCCAGCAACAACAGCACGATGAATCAAGCCAGAAATGGAGGCAGGCATTTCAGTGACACTGGCCTGGATCGGAACA CTCGAGTTCAAGTAGGTTGCCGGGAACTGCGTTCCACCAAATACATCTCTGACGGCCAGTGCACTAGCATCAGCCCCCTGAAGGAGCTGGTGTGCACTGGCGAATGCTTGCCcctgcctgtgctccccaatTGGATCGGAGGAGGCTATGGAACAAAGTACTGGAGCAGAAGGAGCTCCCAGGAGTGGAGGTGTGTCAATGACAAAACGCGTACCCAGAGAATCCAGCTGCAGTGCCAAGATGGCAGCACGCGCACCTACAAAATCACGGTGGTCACCGCCTGCAAGTGCAAGAGGTACACGCGGCAGCACAATGAGTCCAGTCATAACTTCGAGAGCATGTCTCCTGCCAAGCCAGCCCAGCATCACAGAGAGCGGAAAAGAGCCAGCAAATCCAGCAAGCACAGcatgagttag